A single genomic interval of Aythya fuligula isolate bAytFul2 chromosome 28, bAytFul2.pri, whole genome shotgun sequence harbors:
- the LOC116499569 gene encoding toll-like receptor 2 produces MRPWPASGTGGLRCAVLLALAGTAVLLPCRLADRNQTGLCKGLSLARVPRGFPGGLRSLDLSYNKLREITAADLAGLTQLRSLDLGYNNISRIAPDAFLSTVLLEQLRLFNNSLAFIPAPALRPLANLRWLDMSNNPYGSAALDGVFGALRRLRVLSMGGPLLRDVARGDLAALKDTALQKFAFKSASSLRRYEAGAFSWLNTTELWCDMALDESAAALPVLLRDLRGKPLDYLRFRNLFEFTYYQGAQDPFSGLAELRATKLVFYRGKFNENLLRLALLNVQRSRVRQLELVAIDFARSPQWNSSGVGAVAPRLDRLLLQDISNPDVLRYDWTFTWLSGVAALSIVNVNFNYVPCDAWGEMRSVELLDISRNRLEDAYIYNQRCHYRGVMPKLRDLVLADNRLQSLAVVASLTRTWPRLARLDLSHNALGSLQETCQWGPTLRWLALHHNRVTAATFGCLPTTLEYLDLSHSQLDRLDMGYFARSPRLRELLLSGNKIKFIPSEWSCSSLEALAIDGNSFGVITRGSFLNMPRLANLTAGNNPYHCTCDLYGFLRETRRRGRPRLGDWPQNWTCYHPEALLDTPVASYAPRPLECDVPALVAVAVASTAVAVAACAALCWKLEAGWYVRATYRLLRSKYRAGHAGTSRHCLYHAFISYSRADAEWVRRELLRRLESAEPPYRLCIHERDFVPGRWIIDNIVENIENSAKVIFVLSRSFVDSEWCNYELYFAHQRAVGLGYQDVILVVKEPIDVRGLPRRFARLRKMLGSRTYLEWPREPGRQPFFWMQLRSLLGTPGGLSGGEEETDVDATSTATSAGTATTST; encoded by the coding sequence ATGAGGCCGTGGCCGGCCTCCGGCACCGGCGGGCTGCGCTGCGCCGTGCTGCTGGCGCTGGCGGGGACGgcggtgctgctgccctgccgcTTGGCCGACCGCAACCAGACGGGGCTGTGCAAGGGTTTGAGCCTGGCCCGGGTTCCCCGCGGGTTCCCCGGCGGCCTCCGCAGCCTGGATTTATCCTACAACAAGCTGCGGGAGATCACGGCGGCCGATTTGGCCGGCCTGACGCAGCTGCGGAGCCTGGACCTGGGCTACAACAACATCTCGCGCATCGCCCCCGACGCCTTCCTCTCCACCgtgctcctggagcagctgcgGCTCTTCAACAACTCCCTGGCCTTCATCCCGGCCCCGGCGCTGCGCCCGCTGGCCAACCTGCGTTGGCTGGACATGTCCAACAACCCCTACGGCAGCGCGGCGCTGGACGGCGTCTTCGGGGCGCTGCGGCGCCTGCGGGTGCTGTCCATGGGGGGCCCGCTGCTGCGCGACGTCGCCCGGGGGGATTTGGCCGCCCTGAAGGACACGGCCCTGCAGAAATTCGCCTTCAAGTCGGCCTCCAGCCTGCGGCGCTACGAGGCCGGCGCCTTCTCCTGGCTCAACACCACCGAGCTGTGGTGCGACATGGCCCTGGACGAGAGCGCGGCCGCCCTGCCCGTGCTGCTGCGGGACCTGCGGGGCAAACCCTTGGACTACCTGCGCTTCCGAAACCTCTTCGAGTTCACCTACTACCAGGGCGCCCAGGATCCCTTCTCCGGCCTGGCCGAGCTGCGGGCCACCAAGCTGGTTTTCTACCGGGGCAAGTTCAACGAGAACCTGCTGCGCTTGGCCCTGCTCAACGTGCAGCGGTCCCGCGTCCgccagctggagctggtggcCATCGACTTCGCCCGCTCACCCCAGTGGAACAGCTCCGGGGTCGGCGCCGTCGCCCCGCGGCTCGaccgcctgctgctgcaggacatCAGCAACCCCGACGTGCTGCGCTACGACTGGACCTTCACCTGGCTGAGCGGCGTGGCCGCCCTCTCCATCGTCAACGTCAACTTCAACTACGTGCCCTGCGACGCCTGGGGCGAGATGCGCAGCGTGGAGCTCCTCGACATCTCCCGCAACCGCCTGGAGGACGCCTACATCTACAACCAGCGCTGCCACTACCGCGGCGTCATGCCCAAGCTGCGGGACTTGGTGCTGGCCGACAACCGGCTGCAGAGCCTGGCCGTGGTGGCCTCGCTCACCCGCACGTGGCCCCGGCTCGCCCGCCTGGACCTCAGCCACAACGccttgggcagcctgcaggagaCGTGCCAGTGGGGGCCCACCTTGCGCTGGCTGGCCCTGCACCACAACAGGGTGACGGCGGCCACCTTCGGGTGCCTGCCCACCACCCTGGAGTATTTGGACCTCTCGCACTCGCAGCTCGACCGCCTGGACATGGGCTACTTCGCCCGGAGCCCCCGGCTgcgggagctgctgctgagcggCAACAAGATCAAGTTCATCCCCTCCGagtggagctgctccagcctggaGGCGCTGGCCATCGACGGCAACTCCTTCGGCGTCATCACCCGCGGCTCCTTCCTCAACATGCCGCGCCTCGCCAACCTGACGGCCGGCAACAACCCCTACCACTGCACCTGCGACCTCTACGGCTTCTTGCGGGAGacgcggcggcggggccggccccgctTGGGCGACTGGCCCCAAAACTGGACCTGCTACCACCCCGAGGCGCTGCTGGACACCCCGGTGGCCTCCTACGCCCCGCGGCCGCTGGAGTGCGACGTGCCGGCGCTGGTGGCCGTGGCGGTGGCCAGCacggcggtggcggtggcggcgtGCGCGGCGTTGTGCTGGAAGCTGGAGGCGGGCTGGTACGTGCGGGCCACGTACCGGTTGCTGCGCTCCAAGTACCGCGCCGGCCACGCCGGCACCTCAAGGCACTGCCTCTACCACGCCTTCATCTCCTACAGCCGCGCCGACGCCGAGTGGGTGCGCCGGGAGCTGCTGCGGCGGCTGGAGAGCGCCGAGCCCCCCTACCGGCTCTGCATCCACGAGCGGGACTTCGTGCCGGGCCGCTGGATCATCGACAACATCGTGGAGAACATCGAGAACAGCGCCAAGGTCATCTTCGTCCTCTCCCGCAGCTTCGTGGACAGCGAGTGGTGCAACTACGAGCTCTACTTCGCCCACCAGCGGGCGGTGGGGCTGGGCTACCAGGACGTCATCCTGGTGGTCAAGGAGCCCATCGACGTGCGGGGTTTGCCGCGGAGGTTCGCGCGCCTGCGGAAGATGCTGGGCTCCAGGACCTACCTGGAGTGGCCCCGCGAGCCCGGCCGCCAGCCCTTCTTCTGGATGCAGCTCCGCAGCCTCCTGGGGACCCCCGGGGGGCTCAGTGGTGGCGAGGAGGAGACGGACGTGGATGCCACCAGCACCGCCACCAGCGCCGgcactgccaccaccagcacGTAG
- the ITGA10 gene encoding LOW QUALITY PROTEIN: integrin alpha-10 (The sequence of the model RefSeq protein was modified relative to this genomic sequence to represent the inferred CDS: deleted 1 base in 1 codon): MGGSLRLLPPLLLLLLPGPCGAFNIDVSSPRFFHGPPEAQFGYKVLQRVAGGDRWLLVGAPWDGPEGDRRGDVYKCPVGLPNATCDKANLGTAALQSSPLPSRNMHLGMTLLDSKDGGFVACAPLWSQECGTSVFSTGVCARVDGDLRPVETIAPTAQRCSTYMDIVIVLDGSNSIYPWYEVQNFLSNILSKFFIGPGQIQVGVLQYGEHAVHEWTLGQHRTAEEVVEAARNISRQEGRETRTAFAIHQACTEAFSPERGGREDATRLLIVVTDGESHDGDELPEALRECERRNITRYAIAVLGHYLRRQQDPEDFIREIKYIASDPDEKYFFNVTDEAALNDIVDALGDRIFSLEGTHGNNESSFELEMSQIGFSIHLLEDGILFGAVGAYDWDGAVLEESSRGRLVPPREAFEPEFPLELKNHAAYLGYSVSSLRLPGGQRLFVAGAPRFQHRGKVIVFQMGATGTVTVAQALLGEQIGSYFGSEVCALDVDGDGVSDVLLVAAPMFLGGQSRETGRVYVYRVGQKLLAPAGTLQADQRPQDARFGYALASVPDLNHDGFNDALVGAPLEDGHRGAVYVYHGAPGTLLPRYKQRIEAAALGGGGRLRYFGRSLDARLDLDGDGLLDLAVGAQGAAVLLRSRQIVGVATTVSVEPPAVSVTRRNCRRGGGGAVCLRARVCFRATSRAPGRRDRDIELHYNVSLEERGGGARTAFDSGARRLLQRRAELELGRQSCLRFPFHVLDTTDYLRPLSFTVRLALADPEGPVLDEESPSIVRKLIPFFKDCGEDDECVADLVLRATVDIAGDGQSPHVLRKGRRKAVLDAVLENKGENAYNASLLLSFSSNLLFSSLDPNPVKLECTALGGHRRLCSVGYPVFRSMAKVSFTLEFEFSCSVLLGRAEVSLEASSDSAEATPQDNGVQISAPVRYEPDLFLSSEANLHRYEVHPLGTFPHGPGPEFKTTVKVQNLGCYPLRNLTLRLALPALGYRRAAFLSVTRVLADNDCSNAWCQELSCALGRLERGGEVSVHVLRAVHNDFFRAAKFRSVRIVSAATLGVPGGSALVLGEAARRRETVLEIIQAKRVPISLWILVGSILGGLLLLALIIFCLWRLGFFTRKKLPEEEEEEKEKEQQ; the protein is encoded by the exons ATGGGGGGGTCCCTGCGCCTgctgcccccgctgctgctgctgctgctcccag GGCCGTGTGGGGCCTTCAACATCGACGTGAGCAGCCCCCGCTTCTTCCACGGCCCCCCCGAGGCCCAGTTTGGGTACAAGGTGCTGCAGCGGGTGGCCGGCGGGGACCGGTG gctgctggtgggggCCCCCTGGGACGGCCCGGAGGGTGACCGCCGCGGGGACGTCTACAAGTGCCCCGTGGGCTTGCCCAACGCCACGTGTGACAAAGCCAACCTCG GCAccgcagccctgcagagctcccccctgcccagccGCAACATGCACCTGGGGATGACGCTGCTGGACAGCAAGGACGGCGGCTTCGTG GCCTGCGCCCCGCTGTGGTCCCAGGAGTGCGGCACCTCCGTCTTCAGCACCGGCGTCTGCGCCCGCGTGGACGGCGACCTGCGGCCCGTGGAGACGATCGCGCCCACGGCGCAGC GCTGCTCCACCTACATGGACATCGTCATCGTCCTCGACGGCTCCAACAGCATCTACCCCTGGTACGAGGTGCAGAACTTCCTCAGCAACATCCTCAGCAAGTTCTTCATCGGGCCGGGACAGATCCAG GTGGGGGTGCTGCAGTACGGGGAGCACGCGGTGCACGAGTGGACGCTGGGGCAGCACCGCACGGCcgaggaggtggtggaggcGGCCAGGAACATCAGCCGGCAGGAGGGCCGCGAGACGCGCACCGCCTTCGCCATCCACCAGGCCTG CACCGAAGCCTTCAGCCCCGAGCGGGGCGGCCGGGAGGATGCCACCAGGCTGCTGATCGTGGTGACGGACGGCGAGTCGCACGACGGGGACGAGCTGCCCGAGGCGCTGCGGGAGTGCGAGAGGCGCAACATCACGCGCTACGCCATCGCC GTGCTGGGGCATTACCTGCGCCGCCAGCAGGACCCCGAGGACTTCATCCGCGAGATCAAGTACATCGCCAGCGACCCGGACGAGAAGTATTTCTTCAACGTCACCGACGAGGCCGCCCTCAACGACATCGTGGACGCTCTGGGCGACCGCATCTTCAGCCTGGAAG GCACCCACGGGAACAACGAGAGCTCCTTCGAGCTGGAGATGTCGCAGATCGGGTTCTCCATCCACCTCCTGGAG GACGGGATCCTCTTTGGGGCCGTGGGTGCCTACGACTGGGATGGGGCcgtgctggaggagagcagccgCGGCCGCCTCGTGCCCCCCCGGGAAGCCTTCGAGCCGGAGTTCCCGCTGGAGCTGAAGAACCACGCGGCGTATTTGg gttACTCCGTCTCCTCGCTCCGTCTCCCCGGGGGGCAGCGCCTGTTCGTGGCGGGGGCCCCCCGCTTCCAGCACCGGGGCAAGGTGATCGTCTTCCAGATGGGCGCCACGGGGACGGTGACGGTGGCCCAGGCGCTGCTGGGCGAGCAG atcggCTCCTACTTCGGCAGCGAGGTGTGCGCCCTGGACGTGGACGGGGACGGGGTCAGCGacgtgctgctggtggccgcCCCCATGTTCCTgggggggcagagcagggagacGGGGCGGGTGTACGTCTACAGAGTGGGGCAG aagcTGCTGGCCCCCGCGGGGACGCTGCAGGCGGATCAGAGGCCGCAGGACGCCCGCTTCGGCTACGCCCTGGCCTCCGTCCCCGACCTCAACCACGACGGCTTCAACGACGCCCTGGTGGGGGCCCCGCTGGAGGACGGCCACCGCGGCGCCGTCTACGTCTACCACGGCGCCCCCGGCACCCTCCTGCCCCGCTACAAGCAG CGCATCGAGGCGGCGGCgttgggcgggggg gggcggctgcgATATTTCGGGCGCAGCCTCGACGCCCGCCTCGACCTGGACGGCGACGGGCTGCTGGACCTGGCCGTGGGGGCGCAGGGGGCGGCCGTGCTGCTGCG CTCGCGGCAGATCGTGGGGGTGGCCACCACGGTGTCGGTGGAGCCCCCGGCCGTCAGCGTGACGCGGAGGAACtgccggcggggcggcggcggcgccgtcTGCCTGAGGGCCAGGGTCTGCTTCCGAGCCACCAGCCGGGCACCGGGACGGCGGGACAGGGACATCG AGCTGCACTACAACGTGTCCCTGGAGgagcggggtgggggggcccGCACCGCCTTCGACTCGGGCGCCCGGCGGCTGCTGCAGCGGCGCgcggagctggagctgggcaggcagagctgcctccGCTTCCCCTTCCACGTCCTG gaCACCACGGATTACCTGCGGCCACTCAGCTTCACCGTGCGCCTGGCGCTGGCTGACCCCGAGGGCCCGGTGCTGGATGAGGAATCCCCCAGCATCGTCCGCAAACTg ATCCCCTTCTTCAAGGACTGCGGCGAGGACGACGAGTGCGTCGCGGACCTGGTGCTGCGCGCCACCGTGGACATCGCCGGGGATGG gcagagcccccaCGTCCTGCgcaagggcaggaggaaggcgGTGCTGGACGCGGTGCTGGAGAACAAGGGCGAGAACGCCTACAAcgccagcctgctgctgagcttCTCCAGCaacctgctcttctccagcctc GACCCAAACCCGGTGAAGCTGGAGTGCACCGCGCTGGGGGGCCACCGCCGGCTCTGCAGCGTCGGCTACCCCGTTTTTCGCTCCATGGCCAAG GTTTCCTTCACGCTGGAGTTTGAGTTCAGCTGCTCCGTGCTGCTCGGCCGAGCGGAGGTCAGCCTGGAGGCCAGCAG TGACAGCGCCGAGGCCACGCCGCAGGACAACGGGGTCCAAATCTCCGCTCCCGTCCGCTACGAGCCCGACCTCTTCCTCTccag CGAGGCCAACCTGCACCGCTACGAGGTGCACCCGCTCGGCACCTTCCCCCACGGCCCCGGGCCCGAATTCAAGACCACGGTGAAG gTGCAAAACCTGGGCTGCTACCCCCTGCGCAACCTCACCCTGCGCCTGGCCCTGCCGGCCCTCGGCTACCGCCGCGCCGCCTTCCTCTCCGTCACCCGCGTCCTGGCCGACAAC GACTGCAGCAACGCCtggtgccaggagctgagctgcgCCCTGGGGCGGCTGGAGCGCGGCGGCGAGGTCTCCGTCCACGTCCTGCGCGCCGTCCACAACGACTTCTTCCGAGCG GCTAAATTCCGGAGCGTGAGGATCGTCAGCGCGGCCACgctgggggtgccggggggcagcgcgctggtgctgggggaggcgGCGCGGCGCAGGGAG ACGGTGCTGGAGATCATCCAGGCCAAGCGGGTGCCCATCTCCCTGTGGATCCTGGTGGGCAGCatcctgggggggctgctgctgctggcgctcATCATCTTCTGCCTGTGGAGG CTCGGCTTCTTCACCCGCAAGAAGCtcccagaggaggaggaggaggagaaggagaaggagcagcagtga